The stretch of DNA AGGCTACGATCTACGCCCTGTCCTACCAGGGCAACACGGTCAGCGGCGCCCTGCGCGCCCTCGACCTTGGCGGCGGCATGGGCCAGCTCTTGAGTCAGGGCGCGACCTCCGAGACCGCCTCCTACCTGGTCAGCATCTTGCGCAGCCATGCCATCGCCGACACCGTGAGCCGCCATCTCGATCTCGCCCACCACCATGATTTCGCGCCCGCGCGCCCGGTCGGCGCATGGGCGCTGGCGGAGATGCTGCGGCGCCAGGTTGCCGCGCGCGGCGATTTCTCGGGCCTCATCACCATCACCGCCATCGCCCCCAGCGCGGAGCTCGCCGGCGACATCGCCAACGCTTACGTCGGCGCGCTCGATGATTTCATGTCCTCCTCCGCGCGGCGCAAGCGCCGCTTCATCGAGCGCCAACTGCGGGAGGCGCGGGCGCACCTGATGACTCTGGAGCGCGACCTGCAGAGCTATCAGACCAGCCACGGCAGCTATGCCCTCGACGTCGAGGCGCAAGAGATGATTCGCAACTGGGCGCAGGCGAGCGCGGAGCAGGCGGCGGCGCAGGTGGCGCTGCGTGAGAACGCGGGGGTGACCCAGGTCAGTGGCTCGATTGACGACCTGGTGGCGCTGCGCAGCCGGCGCGCGGGGTTGGAGGCGCGCAGCCAGGAGCTGCAGCGGCTGGTGGAGCGGCTGCAGCAGCGCCTGGCCACGCTGCCGCAGGTGGGGCTGGGCCTGGCGCGCCTGCAGCGGCGGGTCGCGCTCAAGCAGGCGCTGGTGGAAACGCTGGAATCGCAACTGCAACTGGTGCGCATCGCCGAGGTCGAGGAGCAGACGCGCTACCAGATGCTGGATCGCGCACATCCGCCGGCGCAGCCGGTGTGGCCGCGGCGCCAGCTGTCGGCGCTGGCCGGGGCGGCGGCGGGGCTGCTGTTGGGGTTGCTGGGGGCTTACGTGCTCGGCATGCGGCAGGAGGCAACCGATGGAGCAACCTGATCCGCGGATTACGGTGATCGTGCCCGCGCGGGAGGAGGAAGCGACCATCGCCGCGGTGGTCGCCGACGCCCGGCGCTACGCGCGCGAGGTGGTGGTGGTGGACGGCGAGTCACGCGACCGCACGGTCGAGCAGGCCCGACTGGCGCTGGCCGACGTCGTGTGCGACGACGGCCTGGGCAAGGGCGCCGCGCTGCGCATCGGCGCCCGGCACGCGCGCGGCGAGGTGCTGGTGTTCATGGACGCCGACGGCTCCCATGACCCCGCCGACATCCCGCGCCTGGCCGCGCCCATCCTGCGCGGGGAGGCCGAGCTGGTGGTGGGCTCGCGCATGTTGGGCGGCAGCGACGAGCTGCACGGCACCTTCGACAATTTCATCCGCAACACCGGCAGTTGCCTGCTGGCGGTGTTGGTCAACCGCCGCTGGCATGCCCGCCTGACCGACATCGAGAACGGCTTCCGCGCGGTCCGCAAGCAGGCCCTGCTGGCCCTGGGCACGCGCGAGCGCGGCTTCCTGATCGAGCAGGAGATGGTGCTCAAGTGCCTCAAGGCCGGCTACCGGGTGGCGGAGGTGGCCAGCCACGAGTACGAGCGCGCGGCCGGGTGCTCCAAGCTGCCGACGCGACAGGGATGGCGCTTCGTGTGGCACTTCACCAAGGAGATGCTGACGCGATGAGAGTGCTGCTGGTCAATCCCCCGGCGGCGGACGGCGTGCGCCAGGTGCGCGAGGGGCGCTGCATGCAGCGCGCGGGGGCGTGGACCGCGGTATGGACGCCGATCTCGCTCGCCACCTGCGCGGCGGTGCTGCGGCGCGACGGGCACCAGGTGCGCCTGCGCGACTGCATCGT from Armatimonadota bacterium encodes:
- a CDS encoding glycosyltransferase family 2 protein, translated to MEQPDPRITVIVPAREEEATIAAVVADARRYAREVVVVDGESRDRTVEQARLALADVVCDDGLGKGAALRIGARHARGEVLVFMDADGSHDPADIPRLAAPILRGEAELVVGSRMLGGSDELHGTFDNFIRNTGSCLLAVLVNRRWHARLTDIENGFRAVRKQALLALGTRERGFLIEQEMVLKCLKAGYRVAEVASHEYERAAGCSKLPTRQGWRFVWHFTKEMLTR